TAGATATTTAGGTGCAGGCAACATTTACTATTAAAACAATTATCATTTTCAGGATCAATTGTAGACCCATCAGCACCACAAACAAAAGTACATTCAGAACAAGAAGTGACAGAGAAGACAGGGCTGCGGTTATGTGAACATTGCTACAACCTGATAGAGTTACGGAAACAAGTACAAGAGAACCGGAATGCTAAGACGGTGCTGATGACTGCATATGAGCAGATGAGGAGTCTTATGGACCAAGCCACACCTTCCGTTGCTATGTATGAAAAGGTGAATTGTATACATTGTTCACCCGTACACATAACTTCTATAAACACTTTGCGGCCCAGTACATGTTCTACAGGGTCATCTGTAAACAGTTAAACACCATTACAAAAAGTAATCTAGTTAaagttggttaggttaggtactgAGCCAAGAGGCGATAAAACTTCTATGAACAAACAGATAGTTAAATTCCTAAAAGACACCCtagcaagaaataaaaataaactgtgtaccttgttttttttaatatgtaaaaagatttttacgtgtatttgttttttttttattaatataggtttgcgtttgaccacagtcCCTGATGGTGAGAGACAATGTGGTGGAgggagttggaaaaacagatgaCAGCAGACAGtacacttaaattaataaaaaaaacttatttttcagatGTGTCAAAGCCTATTTGATGGAGAGTCCACATACAACTTGTCAGATGTAAACGCAATGCGGGGGAAGATTGGCAAGTTGGCTGAGGGTATAGACTTGCTGAGTAAACAGATAGCCGGGTTCCCCGCCGAACCTGGCACGCGGCAAGCGAAGCTGCAGAACTCGATCAGACAAGCAGCTGCTCATTATATAAAGGTAAAATTAATATGTGGAAATCATTCAATAATAAAGTATATGTTCAGatcagtgaggtgtggatacttactttatcttgcgatggatgtacctctgacactaccccaattgggatatagtcgtcagcttatgttatgttgttgtgttcATTTTCAGACAATTGCCCATAACTTGTTAGTAACTTCCTCACTTAATGTTACctagtacttatttttaatacattttattttatatactagTTTAGGCGAAAATACTGAATCTTCATCACCTTTTAAGACAGGGCTCAATAAGTCTACTGTCAATGTTTGATGTGTTTCCTTATAATCTGTATTGCTAGATCTAACTTCTTAAgagagactgttctttgttacTAAACTTGACTATTATCTTTTCATAATTCGAATAACCATTTCTATGACATAATTATTCATGGTGACAAGAACTTCTTCGTTTCATTTATCAGGAGGAGCTGCTATCCCTCCGTAAGCTACCAACGGAGGCTCAGATCGATGAAGTACGACGACAGCGGTACGAGAGGGCGCAGCGCCAAGTGCGGCTCGAGCGCGAGCGCGCGGAGGCCGAGCGagcggccgcgcccgcgccctccACCGGGGCGGAGCCCCGCGCCACCACCAGCGCCCACGACGATGACAACCCTATACTCGAGCAGATGAACATTATCCGAGGATACATTAAGGAGGCGAGGAAGGATCTCAAGTTTGAAGAGGTAAGACTTTATTTTTGTCTTTGACTTTTGTTTATAAGAACCGTACCTACAATTTTTTCGTAAATATTAGAGAAGTAGTGGCTGTACTTATCATAAAACATAAGGCTCAATactgtgcccggttaatggcaataggctcacccccaTAACATACTATACACTGCTTTTAACTAGTCAAAGTGGGCCATATGAGGATAATTTTAACAGTGATTATGGGATAGTTCTACTTGTTTGTGGTGGGCACTTTGAGTAAACGTAAACAAGATAACACAGACTACCAAAGATAAAAATACATCTTGTCGCTAAATTTCAATTAGCAGTAAAAATTTTATCTGTCTGTCGGAGGTTGGATGGGCCAAGTGAgcgtgaaacgcgcgccatacaagtataagCAAATACTTCATACTtccactttgcactccactcatccgcaaactttacAACCCACGGAGCTTCTCGATAGTATATTATAAGGTCGTCTTTTGCATTATGTAGTAATAGTATGTAGTCCTTGTGTagggcaaaaaatcaaatattgacTATCATGCAAGGGGATCTCTCATAAtctcatacaaaatgtaacCCTAGTCAATCCTCTTTTATGTGCAGGTCAAATCTAAGTAATACAATTTTATCTTTCAGGTCGCGATATTAGAAGCGAACCTAAAGGAACTCAAGAAAGAATACCAGTTACAAATGCTCTCAAACAAAATCTAGTCAGtgaagtaaaaatatactttcatAGTAACGAAATAAGCTACAAATCTATATCCAAAGCGCTTGTTATGTACATACTTCTATAttatagatttatttatattaagggACAATTTTATTGATGCATTTTATACTACGTATATCTAAAATTTTTAGTCATTAagaataaataacattaaataatttgttttaatgtACTTTACtatatatttcatttaatttaataactattattaatTGCTTTATTCTACCAAatagaaataaaacacattgatTTTGACATCAGTCTTAAAAATAGGTTTCTTTATAGAAATTAATAGGCAAGAcatcaatataataaaaaaatacacagcGCCTAGCTAGAGgctaattattaataatatataggtACTACATGATCCTTTCTTCGATTAATAAAACGATACATATCAGTTAAAAGAgctaaaagaaagaaaacaggTAAGTCTACTTGTTGTACTTGTCTCGGAACCGCTCGAGCTTCTCGAGCTGCAGCAGCAGCAGCGGGCGCGTGCACAGGGCGCGCTTGATGGCGTCGTCGAGCATGCGCCGCTGGTAGTACGGAGCGATGGGCGTGTCCTCCAGGTGGAACGTGTGCACGCGCCCCATCGTATCAGCCACGAATAGGTTATCCCCCGACGGAGAAAACTTCACGTACGTAAGCGTCACGTTACCAGGAAACGTATACTCCGTGCAAGGAATATGCGTTTTACGGCGCAAATCCCACACCGCCATCACGTTCCCGCTCACCGATATAAGAATCGTCGCGTTCGTCGGACAGAATGCTACGTCATACACCGCCGAAGCACAGTTCAACGTCATAATTACATCATCTAAATCCTCTATCCAGATTCGTATGGCATTGTCCGCTCCACAAGTCACGAGCAAAGAGGTCATAAAAGGAGAATATATCATACTGTAGACGGGGCCCGAGTGAGCCTTGAACACGTCCATGTGCTGGTTGAGGTAGTGCGTGGAACACCTGTGGATACAACCCTCGTCGGTGCCCACCAGGTATATGTGGCTGATGACTGGGTGCCATCGCAGGCACAGTGCTGCCGGGTATCTAATAATCGGCACGTCTACTTTTAGACATGGCTTCGGCGTCTCCAAGCCTTTCATCTTGCCTTCCACGGCACATATACGCATCATGGGCGTGCATATAAAGTCGTGTGTCTTGGTGCTGGTGAATCTGCTGATCCGTCCATCCTGGCCGGCCGCCATCACGTACTCCTGACTTTTGTCTTTTGCAACCCAGCTGGTTGCCCAAATCGGTTCAAAGCAGGGATTCGTGTCGCGTTTACTTTTTGCGATAACTTTAATGCTATACGACGTAATGTCTAGTATGCATATATCCCCGTTAGCAAAAGCGCATGCGATCCAGTTAGGATTCCTATTAGCAAAAGATACAGATGTCACTGGAGTTTCAAACCGGTAACGTCGTTCTGGTGTACAAGGATTTTTGGTGCACCAAATACATACAATGCCGTTCAGTTTCTCAGCGTAACCGAATTTTCCATGTGCTACCGCCAAGATATCCGGGTTTTTGGGATTAAACGCTACACTCATAATAGGACGATTTAAAGTTTCTTCACTTTCAAAATACCATAGCGACTGCATTGTGTAAATATATACCAAATCAGGAGCGAGTGGATCCATACTAACGAGACCCCTGAATTTCTTTTGAGCTTCTGCATAATCTTTAGAGGCAAGAACGCGATTACACAACATTGCCGCATCGAAAAATTGTTGAGTCTGTCCTATCTCCTCGAACGTAGTTCTgggtttcttctttttctttttgagtcGTTTCTTCCGCAAGAGGTAGGCCGCCGCGGACTGGTACATGACCATCTCGTCATCGGACTCCTCCTCCTCTTCCTGCGCGAGCTGCGCGTACGTGTCGTACATGTCCCACACGGATGCGAAACACATCTGGTTCTTCTTCTTCGGTCGGGTCGACAGCGAGTGCCGGGTTTGGAACATGGTGTATCTCGTTTGAGTCTCCTGGAAACCCATTTTTCTATTTCTACCCTTTCCGACTGTGATGTACGCGTAGTTTTCATTTTCCTCTTCTGCTGCTCGTCCGTCAGCGGTGCCTTTATCGTAAGAAAAGCTAGGTAAGCTGAACAAATATACAGTCGGTGTTTCTTTGAGTTCGACGTATATTGTGGGTGGATACTTAGTGAGCGGCATGATTTTTGGCAAGTAATACGCTGAAGGCGCTTGCTCGACATCAAAATCGGTGGGCGGGTAACCCTCCTCCGTGTCGATTGTGTGATCGATATGGATGTCGTCAAGGTCTATGGTGGTGGCGTACACTTTCATACCCAT
The nucleotide sequence above comes from Pectinophora gossypiella chromosome 6, ilPecGoss1.1, whole genome shotgun sequence. Encoded proteins:
- the LOC126367650 gene encoding dynein axonemal intermediate chain 4 encodes the protein MSKDETSQDLSSQLNIEEDKLSTTTATASQVEASTESKTRRTSGTFCFMDKRQKYRVINNDIDMTPDDLIDTDYLTMEHTFTHAAYETKQRRKSETGLKAGRSRSDMGMKVYATTIDLDDIHIDHTIDTEEGYPPTDFDVEQAPSAYYLPKIMPLTKYPPTIYVELKETPTVYLFSLPSFSYDKGTADGRAAEEENENYAYITVGKGRNRKMGFQETQTRYTMFQTRHSLSTRPKKKNQMCFASVWDMYDTYAQLAQEEEEESDDEMVMYQSAAAYLLRKKRLKKKKKKPRTTFEEIGQTQQFFDAAMLCNRVLASKDYAEAQKKFRGLVSMDPLAPDLVYIYTMQSLWYFESEETLNRPIMSVAFNPKNPDILAVAHGKFGYAEKLNGIVCIWCTKNPCTPERRYRFETPVTSVSFANRNPNWIACAFANGDICILDITSYSIKVIAKSKRDTNPCFEPIWATSWVAKDKSQEYVMAAGQDGRISRFTSTKTHDFICTPMMRICAVEGKMKGLETPKPCLKVDVPIIRYPAALCLRWHPVISHIYLVGTDEGCIHRCSTHYLNQHMDVFKAHSGPVYSMIYSPFMTSLLVTCGADNAIRIWIEDLDDVIMTLNCASAVYDVAFCPTNATILISVSGNVMAVWDLRRKTHIPCTEYTFPGNVTLTYVKFSPSGDNLFVADTMGRVHTFHLEDTPIAPYYQRRMLDDAIKRALCTRPLLLLQLEKLERFRDKYNK
- the LOC126367545 gene encoding rabenosyn-5; translation: MAAANEEQILEGFLCPICKADLKSATQLTSHFESQHQEDQDVLRSLKDIFGKAKKIILNNDDTELKETFDRALKINYQEQYYYQNEDQVVGISRSSTDYFKGVRSARLERYATETNKLLIRLDKLVCNMPAEPNQRKQHEQEVVPWLDGSSVKLCPNCAKAFNLTRRKHHCRLCGSILCNDCSLFLDLNIARSIVDPSAPQTKVHSEQEVTEKTGLRLCEHCYNLIELRKQVQENRNAKTVLMTAYEQMRSLMDQATPSVAMYEKMCQSLFDGESTYNLSDVNAMRGKIGKLAEGIDLLSKQIAGFPAEPGTRQAKLQNSIRQAAAHYIKEELLSLRKLPTEAQIDEVRRQRYERAQRQVRLERERAEAERAAAPAPSTGAEPRATTSAHDDDNPILEQMNIIRGYIKEARKDLKFEEVAILEANLKELKKEYQLQMLSNKI